The Desulfoscipio gibsoniae DSM 7213 genome contains a region encoding:
- a CDS encoding serpin family protein, protein MIPFHVKFTGIALVILFFIIGCGNAATAVQFEKQAELKKIEKPSVFHEDKLYTACNTSGIQLLQKISAANEGKNTIFSPVSFATLMAVLNNGAASKTRCEINALINPEQLSPAELNEKYCHTINHLINTGYRENGNQTTVVELANSLWIQEDLRVKDDFLNTSNTYYDTEAYNVNFKDNSTINAMNRWIEDKTYGRIQNHITEFDPPPVMVAFNSLYFNGKWQNPFDQSKTQKEDFHLNNGDIAKVEMMNAEKRMQYYEDDQIQAGKFDYYGCGMLVILPKGDTDNYFSNLSYAEIQKANNNLENMKVKIKFPKFNFKQKNKLADHLKTMGLESAFDYKNADFTAIADRSDRFNLYINDISQECFINVDEEGTEAAALTSVFLAGSGMPRDNVPPEFYLNKPFIFVISDDWTGLILFAGKVENPLENV, encoded by the coding sequence GTGATTCCATTTCATGTAAAATTCACGGGAATAGCGCTGGTAATACTATTTTTTATTATCGGATGCGGTAATGCGGCAACCGCCGTACAATTTGAAAAGCAGGCGGAGCTTAAAAAAATTGAAAAACCGAGCGTATTCCATGAAGATAAGCTTTATACGGCATGCAATACGTCAGGAATCCAACTCCTGCAAAAAATATCCGCGGCAAACGAGGGCAAGAACACTATTTTCTCCCCCGTGAGTTTCGCTACCCTAATGGCCGTCCTTAACAATGGAGCGGCCAGCAAAACCCGTTGTGAAATCAATGCCCTGATCAACCCCGAGCAGCTTTCCCCTGCGGAATTGAATGAAAAATACTGCCATACCATCAACCATCTGATCAATACGGGGTATAGGGAAAATGGAAATCAAACCACTGTTGTGGAACTGGCCAATTCCCTGTGGATACAGGAAGATCTTCGGGTAAAAGACGATTTTTTGAACACTTCCAATACCTATTACGATACGGAAGCATATAATGTCAACTTTAAAGACAACAGCACCATTAACGCCATGAACCGGTGGATTGAAGATAAAACCTACGGCAGAATCCAAAATCATATTACTGAATTCGATCCCCCGCCGGTGATGGTGGCATTTAATTCTCTGTATTTTAATGGAAAGTGGCAGAACCCCTTTGATCAATCCAAAACACAAAAGGAAGATTTCCATTTGAACAATGGCGATATTGCCAAGGTGGAGATGATGAACGCTGAAAAAAGGATGCAGTATTATGAGGATGATCAAATTCAGGCCGGCAAGTTCGACTATTACGGTTGCGGTATGCTGGTCATTCTCCCCAAGGGGGATACCGACAATTATTTTAGCAATTTAAGTTATGCTGAAATTCAAAAAGCAAATAATAATTTAGAGAATATGAAAGTAAAAATCAAATTTCCCAAATTTAATTTCAAGCAGAAAAACAAGCTGGCCGATCACCTGAAAACCATGGGCCTGGAATCCGCTTTTGATTATAAGAACGCGGATTTTACAGCGATTGCGGACCGGTCGGATCGTTTCAATTTATATATCAATGATATATCCCAGGAGTGCTTTATCAACGTTGACGAGGAGGGCACCGAGGCTGCCGCCCTCACATCGGTATTCTTGGCGGGATCGGGCATGCCCAGAGATAACGTTCCTCCCGAGTTTTATTTAAACAAGCCCTTCATCTTTGTCATCAGTGACGACTGGACCGGATTGATCCTGTTTGCGGGAAAGGTTGAAAACCCGCTGG